From the genome of Verrucomicrobiia bacterium, one region includes:
- a CDS encoding AraC family transcriptional regulator encodes MIPIKMNSQPEGWPQKLLSRHPIHEVYVCDRQLHPPPFSHVVTFPRLEIPLSGCYENQMELNGHVETTVLRPGSALFAAPNCWNLPTWERKGEVLSLLFGKKQLGVSIVTAKGAGTPQLLAHKFAVPAPVNGPIPYIVEAMLELQASREPADAFPELARALVRCVERLVCEQPAPATDNRGQGLFERICVYLQSNYQNDITRDSVAHQFGVSPNHLSRIFHRHGHMTFIDYLTHVRIARGKFLLCHYNLKLEDVALRSGFRDGPYFCRVFKRITHNTPVEYRARMLDAASKQGNGSTPP; translated from the coding sequence ATGATACCGATCAAGATGAACTCGCAGCCTGAGGGTTGGCCGCAGAAGCTGTTGAGCCGTCATCCGATTCACGAGGTGTATGTGTGCGATCGCCAGCTCCATCCGCCGCCCTTCAGCCACGTTGTCACCTTCCCTCGCCTGGAAATCCCGCTTTCAGGGTGTTACGAAAACCAGATGGAGTTAAACGGCCACGTGGAGACCACTGTGTTGCGCCCGGGCAGCGCACTCTTTGCGGCACCCAACTGCTGGAACCTTCCGACGTGGGAACGCAAGGGGGAAGTCCTTTCGCTCCTGTTCGGAAAGAAACAATTGGGAGTCAGCATCGTCACGGCCAAGGGGGCGGGGACGCCGCAGCTGCTGGCGCACAAGTTCGCGGTCCCCGCGCCAGTGAATGGGCCAATTCCTTACATCGTGGAGGCCATGCTTGAACTGCAGGCCTCGCGGGAGCCGGCCGATGCTTTCCCGGAGCTGGCCCGCGCACTGGTCCGATGCGTGGAACGGCTGGTGTGCGAGCAACCCGCGCCGGCAACCGACAATCGAGGTCAGGGCCTGTTCGAGCGCATCTGCGTCTACCTCCAAAGTAATTACCAGAACGACATCACACGGGATTCCGTCGCGCACCAGTTCGGGGTCAGCCCGAACCACCTGTCACGCATCTTCCATCGGCATGGCCACATGACCTTCATCGATTACCTCACGCATGTGCGCATCGCGCGGGGCAAGTTCCTGCTGTGCCACTACAACTTGAAGCTTGAAGATGTCGCCTTGCGCAGCGGTTTTCGCGACGGGCCGTACTTCTGCCGCGTGTTCAAGCGCATCACGCACAACACTCCTGTTGAGTATCGTGCCCGGATGCTCGATGCGGCATCAAAGCAAGGCAACGGCAGCACGCCGCCCTGA
- a CDS encoding peptide ABC transporter substrate-binding protein, which yields MLSARRIRVLVMCRFGFPLLLATLALLSNGCSRRESRAESGIAEQVLHAGNGTDPQDLDPHLTTGEPEHKILMALFEGLVSEAPDDLRPLPGVAERWDVSPDGLIYTFHLRRNARWSNGDTVTAHDFTGSLERMLQPELAAKYANMLFPLKNAEAFNLGKIKDFSQVGARALDDFTLELTLHSPAPYFLSLIMHNSWFPVHLPTIRRHGSIVDRANRWTLPENFVGNGAFRLKEWKINSHVLVERSTNYWDAANVKLRQIYFYPTENQDAEERAFRAGMLHLTKDVPQTKIEVYRENRPEVFRAEPILSTYFYRLNTTRPPLNDKRVRKALALAIDRDLIVRRVTRGGQVPAFHFTPPGILGYQPRARLSGTLNDARRLLAEAGFPDGKGFRPITILINTHEGHKAVAEAIQQMWKQNLGISVNLRNEEWKVFLTTTEKLDYDVARAGWGGDYPDPNTFLELVVTDGGNNETGWSNAGYDRLIAEAAKTADPVQRFEIFQQAEAIFLDELPFIPLYFYTRPTLIHPAVRNFFPTVLDMHPWKHVYLEAPAR from the coding sequence ATGCTGTCCGCGCGCCGCATTCGAGTTTTGGTCATGTGCCGCTTTGGTTTTCCACTGCTGCTGGCCACGCTGGCGCTTCTCTCGAACGGCTGCTCGCGACGCGAATCACGCGCTGAATCTGGCATCGCCGAACAGGTGCTCCACGCCGGGAACGGCACAGACCCGCAAGATCTCGACCCGCATCTGACCACCGGCGAACCAGAGCACAAGATCCTGATGGCGCTCTTTGAAGGTTTGGTTTCGGAGGCGCCCGACGACCTGCGTCCGCTGCCTGGAGTTGCAGAACGATGGGATGTGTCGCCCGACGGCCTGATCTACACGTTCCACTTGCGGCGCAACGCTCGCTGGTCGAACGGCGATACCGTGACAGCCCATGATTTTACAGGGTCGTTGGAGCGCATGCTGCAACCGGAACTCGCGGCAAAATATGCCAACATGCTGTTCCCGCTCAAGAACGCCGAGGCTTTCAACCTGGGCAAAATAAAGGACTTCAGCCAGGTCGGCGCCCGTGCCCTGGATGACTTTACCCTGGAACTCACCCTGCACAGCCCAGCCCCCTATTTCCTCTCCCTGATCATGCATAATTCCTGGTTCCCGGTGCATCTCCCAACGATTCGGCGACATGGAAGCATCGTGGACCGTGCGAATCGCTGGACACTGCCGGAAAACTTCGTCGGAAATGGGGCGTTCCGATTGAAGGAGTGGAAGATCAACAGTCATGTGCTGGTGGAACGCTCGACCAATTATTGGGACGCCGCGAATGTGAAGCTGCGTCAGATTTATTTTTATCCGACAGAAAACCAGGATGCGGAAGAGCGGGCGTTTCGCGCGGGGATGCTGCATCTCACAAAGGATGTTCCGCAGACGAAGATTGAGGTCTATCGTGAAAATCGGCCGGAAGTTTTCCGCGCAGAACCGATCCTTTCCACATACTTCTACCGCTTGAACACGACACGGCCCCCGTTGAACGACAAACGCGTGCGGAAAGCCCTGGCCCTCGCCATTGACCGCGACCTGATCGTGCGCCGTGTCACGCGGGGCGGACAGGTGCCCGCGTTTCACTTCACGCCACCTGGCATCCTGGGTTACCAGCCGCGGGCCCGGCTCTCGGGAACCCTTAACGATGCGCGGCGCCTGCTCGCCGAGGCTGGTTTTCCCGACGGAAAGGGTTTCCGCCCCATCACGATCCTCATCAACACTCACGAAGGGCATAAGGCGGTGGCAGAGGCGATACAGCAGATGTGGAAACAGAACCTCGGGATTTCGGTCAATCTTCGAAATGAGGAATGGAAAGTCTTTCTGACCACGACTGAGAAACTTGACTACGACGTTGCCCGCGCAGGCTGGGGAGGAGATTATCCCGATCCGAACACCTTTCTGGAACTGGTGGTCACCGACGGTGGGAACAATGAAACCGGATGGTCCAATGCCGGGTATGATCGGTTGATCGCTGAAGCTGCGAAAACCGCGGATCCAGTGCAGCGATTCGAAATATTCCAACAGGCTGAAGCGATATTCCTGGATGAGCTACCGTTCATTCCGCTGTACTTCTACACGCGGCCCACGCTGATCCACCCGGCGGTCCGCAACTTTTTTCCGACAGTCCTGGACATGCACCCGTGGAAACACGTTTACCTGGAGGCTCCGGCGCGATGA
- a CDS encoding ABC transporter permease subunit yields the protein MIQFVFRRLLQAIPVLFIIATATFFMLRLAPGGPFDEDKKVPEEIVRKLEAHYGLDKPLWQQYVLQMKNLLRGDLGPSFKYPKRTVNELIAEAFPVSLQLGAFALGVALTLGILSGLIASLRPNTASDYIPMAIAMIGICVPTFVTGPLLSNYFGLKLGWFNPGGWFFPEDRVLPSLTLGFYYAAYVSRLTRGGMLEILNQDFIRTARAKGATASRILFKHTLKGGLLPVISFLGPAVAGLLTGSFVVESIFNIPGLGRFFVLSAFNRDYTMVLGTVLFYATLILLLNLIVDVVLVWLNPKLKFE from the coding sequence ATGATCCAGTTTGTGTTCAGGCGGCTGCTTCAGGCAATTCCAGTTTTGTTCATCATTGCGACAGCGACGTTCTTCATGCTGCGCCTAGCGCCCGGGGGTCCGTTCGACGAGGACAAGAAGGTGCCCGAGGAAATCGTACGCAAGCTGGAGGCGCACTACGGACTCGATAAACCGCTGTGGCAACAATACGTGCTCCAGATGAAGAACCTGCTGCGCGGCGACCTTGGGCCATCGTTCAAGTATCCCAAGCGCACGGTCAACGAACTGATTGCGGAAGCATTTCCCGTCTCGCTTCAGTTGGGAGCCTTCGCATTGGGGGTTGCGCTCACACTGGGGATTCTCTCGGGACTGATCGCGTCACTGCGGCCGAACACGGCAAGCGATTACATTCCGATGGCAATTGCGATGATAGGGATCTGCGTGCCGACCTTCGTCACCGGGCCTCTCTTGAGCAACTACTTTGGGCTGAAACTGGGGTGGTTCAACCCAGGCGGATGGTTTTTTCCCGAGGATCGCGTGTTGCCGTCGCTTACGCTTGGTTTTTATTACGCAGCCTACGTCTCTCGTTTGACTCGCGGCGGCATGCTGGAGATTCTCAACCAGGATTTCATCCGCACCGCGCGGGCCAAGGGCGCGACGGCCTCGCGCATCCTGTTCAAGCACACGTTGAAGGGCGGCCTTCTCCCCGTGATTTCATTCCTCGGACCCGCGGTAGCCGGGCTGCTCACCGGGTCCTTCGTTGTTGAAAGCATTTTCAACATTCCCGGCCTCGGCCGCTTTTTCGTGCTCTCCGCTTTCAACCGGGATTACACAATGGTCCTCGGAACCGTTCTCTTCTATGCGACGCTCATTCTGCTCCTGAACCTGATTGTTGATGTCGTATTGGTGTGGCTGAATCCGAAACTGAAATTTGAATAA
- a CDS encoding ABC transporter permease subunit — MPAAEIPNLAPREAPAAEQGSSLWLDAWHRLARNRIAVASAVFLIILSIACFIGPIVVSTTYYGQNLELGATPPSASHWLGTDKLGRDQFARLLIGGRVSLMVGLCATFVSLTIGVFWGAIAGFVGGKLDAVMMRVVDILYSLPFTIFVILLMVFFRDLEAEFRWLDRLGIPFNLLLLFGAIGAVEWLTMARIVRGQVMSLRKQEFIEAAQALGLRPGRIIFRHMIPNILGPIIVYTTLTIPAVMLLEAFLSFLGLGVQPPMSSWGLLIKEGAEVMEEYPWLLLYPGVALAMTLFALNFLGDGLRDALDVRASKD; from the coding sequence ATGCCCGCCGCTGAGATTCCCAACCTTGCTCCGAGGGAAGCGCCTGCCGCGGAGCAGGGTTCGTCATTATGGCTCGACGCCTGGCATCGGCTCGCGCGCAATCGGATCGCGGTCGCCAGCGCCGTGTTCCTGATCATCCTCAGCATTGCGTGTTTCATCGGACCGATCGTCGTTTCCACAACCTACTACGGCCAAAACCTTGAACTCGGAGCGACCCCGCCCAGTGCCAGTCATTGGCTCGGAACCGACAAACTCGGGCGGGATCAGTTCGCGCGGCTGTTGATCGGCGGACGCGTCTCTCTGATGGTCGGACTGTGTGCCACGTTCGTATCGCTCACGATTGGTGTATTCTGGGGCGCGATTGCGGGGTTTGTCGGAGGCAAGCTCGATGCCGTGATGATGCGCGTCGTTGATATTCTCTATTCCCTGCCGTTCACCATCTTCGTGATTCTGCTGATGGTTTTTTTCCGCGACCTCGAGGCTGAATTCCGATGGCTCGACCGCCTGGGAATTCCGTTCAACCTGCTTCTTTTGTTTGGAGCCATTGGCGCGGTGGAATGGCTGACGATGGCGCGCATTGTTCGCGGCCAGGTCATGTCGCTCCGCAAGCAGGAATTCATTGAGGCGGCGCAAGCCCTTGGACTGCGTCCGGGACGAATCATCTTCCGCCATATGATCCCGAACATCCTTGGCCCCATCATTGTTTACACCACCCTCACCATTCCAGCCGTGATGCTGCTCGAGGCTTTTCTAAGCTTTCTTGGGCTGGGCGTGCAACCGCCCATGAGCTCATGGGGTTTGCTCATCAAGGAAGGCGCGGAAGTCATGGAGGAATACCCCTGGCTGCTGCTGTATCCGGGCGTCGCCCTTGCGATGACGCTGTTCGCGCTGAACTTCCTGGGGGATGGCTTGCGCGACGCATTGGATGTGCGGGCTTCCAAGGATTGA
- a CDS encoding ABC transporter ATP-binding protein: MACATHWMCGLPRIELMLLEVSHLRTSFHLRNGVVRAVNDVSFSLEKGETLGIVGESGSGKSVTCYSLMRLIPQPPGRIEGGRAMFDGVDLLSCPERVLRTIRGKRISMIFQDPMTSLNPYLRIEDQLIEPLLIHEGLSRREALKRAAQALSEVGVPDAGRRLRSYPHEFSGGMRQRVMIAMALITQPELLIADEPTTALDVTVQAQILELVRRFQQERGMAVIWITHDLGVVAGFCQRVMVMYAGRVVETAPTQELYSHPAHPYTRALQRSIPALQKKGEELFTIPGLPPDLSRENRGCPFVPRCSFAQPACESPVTLEPVRARQSSACVRVQRNEIQLG; this comes from the coding sequence ATGGCTTGCGCGACGCATTGGATGTGCGGGCTTCCAAGGATTGAATTGATGCTGCTCGAAGTATCCCATCTCAGAACGAGCTTTCACCTCCGCAACGGAGTGGTGCGGGCTGTGAATGACGTCTCGTTCTCTCTAGAGAAAGGAGAGACCCTTGGCATTGTAGGTGAATCGGGCTCAGGCAAATCCGTCACCTGTTATTCACTCATGCGATTGATCCCGCAACCTCCGGGCAGAATCGAAGGCGGCCGCGCGATGTTCGACGGAGTTGACCTTCTGAGCTGCCCGGAACGCGTGCTGCGGACGATCCGCGGCAAGCGGATCTCGATGATTTTTCAGGATCCCATGACGTCCCTGAACCCCTATTTGCGCATTGAGGATCAGTTGATTGAGCCGCTGCTGATTCACGAAGGCCTGAGCCGGCGCGAGGCATTGAAGCGGGCGGCGCAGGCGCTCTCGGAAGTGGGAGTTCCGGATGCCGGACGGCGGCTTCGGAGTTACCCGCACGAATTTTCCGGCGGCATGCGGCAGCGGGTAATGATTGCCATGGCGCTGATCACGCAGCCGGAACTGTTGATCGCTGATGAACCAACAACGGCCCTGGACGTTACAGTGCAGGCGCAGATTCTGGAACTGGTTCGCCGTTTTCAGCAGGAGCGAGGCATGGCTGTGATCTGGATTACTCATGATCTCGGAGTGGTCGCGGGGTTCTGCCAGCGTGTGATGGTGATGTATGCGGGGCGTGTTGTGGAAACGGCACCGACGCAGGAGCTTTACTCGCATCCGGCGCATCCCTATACCCGCGCGCTTCAACGCTCAATTCCGGCGCTTCAGAAGAAAGGCGAAGAGCTGTTCACAATTCCCGGGCTGCCGCCTGACTTATCCCGGGAGAACCGCGGCTGCCCGTTCGTGCCGCGCTGCTCCTTTGCACAACCCGCTTGTGAATCGCCCGTGACATTGGAACCCGTTCGCGCGCGGCAGAGTTCCGCATGCGTGCGCGTACAACGCAACGAAATCCAACTGGGATGA
- a CDS encoding oligopeptide/dipeptide ABC transporter ATP-binding protein, which yields MNTPLLQLENVKTHFAVERGLIFRRKLGVVRAVDGVSLTLQQGEILGLVGESGCGKSTLGRTILQLVPATEGAVILAGRNLTALRGNALRATRADFQMIFQDPYASLNPRMTVSDLLGEALRSHRRVSGTDLPRKVRELMDKVGLSPRGAGKYPHEFSGGQRQRIAIARALAVEPKLIVADEPVSALDVSIQAQIINLLGKLSREMQLTLIFISHDLSVVKHISHRIAVMYLGRIVELGPAMQVMERPLHPYTKSLVSAVPVPDPERERERQRIILSGDPPSPMNPPAGCPFHPRCAFAVNDCSKVVPKLEAFDENQEAACIRMREINGSVPVA from the coding sequence ATGAACACACCCCTGCTTCAGCTTGAGAATGTCAAAACGCACTTCGCCGTCGAACGCGGCCTGATATTTCGCCGCAAACTTGGCGTGGTGCGGGCAGTGGACGGCGTTTCATTGACCCTGCAGCAGGGGGAAATTCTGGGGCTCGTCGGGGAGTCGGGGTGCGGTAAATCCACCCTTGGCAGAACCATCCTGCAACTGGTTCCAGCCACTGAAGGCGCAGTCATTCTTGCGGGGCGAAACCTGACCGCGCTGCGGGGAAACGCTTTGCGGGCGACACGCGCCGACTTCCAGATGATCTTCCAGGATCCTTACGCCTCGTTGAATCCGCGCATGACGGTGTCCGATCTTCTCGGGGAAGCGCTCCGTTCGCATCGGCGCGTTTCTGGAACCGACCTGCCGCGGAAAGTTCGCGAACTCATGGACAAGGTCGGTTTGTCGCCGCGCGGCGCGGGAAAGTATCCGCACGAATTCTCCGGCGGCCAGCGGCAACGCATAGCCATCGCGCGCGCACTCGCAGTCGAACCGAAACTGATCGTGGCTGATGAACCGGTCTCCGCCCTCGATGTCTCCATCCAGGCGCAGATCATCAACCTGTTGGGGAAACTTTCCCGCGAGATGCAGCTCACCCTCATTTTCATTTCCCATGACCTGTCCGTCGTGAAGCACATCTCGCATCGCATTGCCGTGATGTATCTCGGGCGAATCGTGGAGCTGGGACCCGCAATGCAGGTGATGGAACGGCCGCTGCATCCTTACACAAAATCGCTGGTCAGCGCCGTTCCCGTGCCAGATCCCGAGCGTGAACGGGAACGTCAGCGGATCATTCTTTCAGGCGACCCGCCTTCACCAATGAATCCGCCCGCAGGGTGTCCGTTTCATCCGCGATGCGCGTTTGCGGTGAATGATTGCTCGAAGGTGGTGCCGAAGCTGGAGGCGTTCGATGAGAACCAGGAAGCCGCGTGCATTCGCATGCGGGAAATCAATGGAAGTGTTCCCGTGGCTTAG